Proteins co-encoded in one Prescottella sp. R16 genomic window:
- a CDS encoding FtsX-like permease family protein, translating into MHRPGLRALARANIRQRRGSFAAVFVAVFCAALLTCALGVLFESGIRGGVTPHRYAGADVVVGAAQALDVREDIDQPYVERALLPNSVVDELSDVPGVREAVADIEVPLTTDDGTAMDAHGWSSAALAPYELTAGRAPVAADEIVVTGGAPGDRITLRHGGIGDEYTVVGIAAAPTAEPADRPASVFVSDTRIRELWPHGDRVAAVGLLADPGGDASALADRVRDHLPGLDVRTYTGSARGDVEYLDAGAARSELMMLCGSFAGLAVLIAMFVVASTLSLSIQQRRREFALLRAMGATPGQVHRLIGSEVLLVAGLAALLGAGPGYALAQVLRAQFAEAGVLSSDFALAYSPLPAVVGVLLAVGTARIAAAVAARRPARLDPTEALRESAVEPASIGRGRLVTGLVFGAGGLATSLLPAVLPGEAALAGAGASAVLLVISVALLGPLLVAGAVRRFGGPLRRSASPALVLAAANSGARARRLAAAITPLALAIAIGSVQLFTQDTVAAAADHQSRSGITADLVVTAPAGLAPDLVDTIEADPAVRAANPIARSQALFTTGGESPSTTAYPVQGVDPAATPSTLDLDVRDGDLGQLRDGTVALSTDAAFSMSARVGDTVPLRLGDGTLVTPTVVATYGRGLGFGDVTLPISQVRAHTTTGLTDMLLVSTEPGRVDEARTAVTAMGGVTVADRAEFATAGQEQRRTQAWVSIVALAVLLGYLAVAVVNTLVLATAERGREFALLRLVGASSRQVRRMMRTESVIVVTVAAVVGSVIALPPLAGVAAAVSGRPIPSVDPAVYALILGVTVLLGLTAIAIPTRTAMRQDPVTAIGTRE; encoded by the coding sequence ATGCATCGTCCCGGTCTGCGCGCGCTCGCGCGCGCCAACATCCGGCAGCGCCGCGGCAGCTTCGCGGCAGTGTTCGTCGCGGTGTTCTGCGCCGCCCTGCTCACCTGCGCGCTGGGCGTGCTGTTCGAGTCGGGGATCCGCGGCGGTGTCACCCCGCACCGCTACGCGGGCGCCGACGTCGTCGTCGGCGCGGCGCAGGCCCTCGACGTCCGCGAGGACATCGACCAGCCGTACGTCGAACGTGCGCTGCTACCGAACTCGGTGGTGGACGAGTTGTCCGACGTCCCCGGCGTTCGGGAGGCGGTCGCCGACATCGAGGTGCCCCTCACTACCGACGACGGCACCGCAATGGATGCGCACGGCTGGTCGTCCGCCGCTCTCGCGCCGTACGAGCTGACGGCCGGCCGGGCGCCGGTGGCAGCCGACGAGATCGTCGTGACCGGAGGCGCACCCGGTGATCGGATCACACTGCGGCACGGAGGAATCGGTGACGAGTACACCGTCGTAGGCATCGCCGCGGCCCCCACCGCCGAGCCGGCGGACCGGCCGGCGTCGGTGTTCGTGTCCGATACCCGGATCCGTGAGCTGTGGCCGCACGGCGACCGTGTCGCGGCGGTGGGTCTGCTCGCAGACCCCGGCGGCGACGCCTCGGCTCTGGCGGATCGGGTCCGCGACCACCTGCCCGGTCTCGACGTGCGCACCTACACCGGCAGCGCCCGCGGCGACGTCGAGTACCTCGATGCCGGGGCCGCGCGAAGCGAACTGATGATGCTGTGCGGGTCGTTCGCCGGCCTGGCAGTCCTGATCGCGATGTTCGTGGTGGCGAGCACGCTGTCGCTGTCGATCCAGCAGCGGCGCCGCGAGTTCGCGTTGCTGCGCGCGATGGGCGCGACCCCCGGCCAGGTACACCGTCTGATCGGCAGCGAGGTGCTGCTGGTCGCGGGTCTCGCCGCACTGCTCGGTGCCGGCCCCGGCTATGCGCTCGCACAGGTGCTGCGCGCCCAGTTCGCCGAGGCCGGTGTCCTGTCCTCGGACTTCGCGCTCGCGTACAGCCCGCTCCCGGCCGTGGTCGGGGTGCTGCTGGCGGTCGGCACCGCGCGGATCGCGGCTGCCGTCGCCGCCCGACGTCCGGCCCGTCTGGATCCCACCGAGGCCCTGCGCGAATCGGCCGTGGAGCCGGCCTCCATCGGCAGGGGCCGACTCGTCACGGGCCTCGTGTTCGGCGCCGGCGGACTCGCCACCTCGCTGCTGCCGGCGGTGCTGCCCGGAGAGGCCGCGCTCGCGGGTGCCGGTGCTTCGGCTGTGCTGCTGGTGATCTCGGTGGCGCTGCTGGGCCCGCTGCTGGTCGCGGGGGCGGTCCGCCGGTTCGGTGGCCCGTTGCGGCGCAGCGCGTCACCGGCACTCGTGTTGGCGGCCGCCAACTCCGGGGCGCGGGCACGACGTCTGGCCGCGGCGATCACCCCGCTGGCACTCGCCATCGCGATCGGCTCGGTGCAGTTGTTCACCCAGGACACCGTCGCCGCGGCCGCCGACCATCAGTCCCGCTCCGGCATCACGGCCGACCTGGTCGTCACCGCTCCCGCCGGACTGGCTCCCGACCTCGTCGACACGATCGAGGCGGATCCCGCTGTGCGCGCGGCCAATCCGATCGCCCGCAGTCAGGCCCTGTTCACGACGGGCGGCGAGTCGCCGTCCACCACGGCGTACCCGGTGCAGGGCGTCGATCCTGCGGCCACGCCGTCGACCCTCGACCTCGACGTCCGCGACGGCGACCTGGGGCAGCTCCGGGACGGCACCGTCGCGCTCAGCACCGACGCCGCGTTCTCGATGAGCGCCCGCGTGGGCGACACCGTCCCTCTGCGCCTCGGCGACGGCACCCTCGTCACCCCGACCGTCGTCGCGACGTACGGCCGTGGCCTCGGGTTCGGCGACGTGACGCTGCCGATCTCGCAGGTCCGCGCGCACACCACGACGGGACTGACCGACATGTTGCTCGTCTCCACGGAACCCGGACGGGTCGACGAGGCCCGCACCGCCGTCACCGCGATGGGCGGCGTCACGGTCGCGGATCGCGCGGAGTTCGCCACCGCCGGACAGGAACAGCGTCGCACGCAGGCGTGGGTGAGCATCGTCGCGCTCGCAGTTCTGCTCGGCTATCTCGCGGTCGCCGTCGTGAACACTCTCGTGCTCGCGACCGCCGAACGGGGTCGCGAGTTCGCGCTGCTGCGACTCGTCGGCGCGAGCAGTCGGCAGGTGCGCCGGATGATGCGCACCGAATCGGTGATCGTGGTGACCGTCGCGGCAGTCGTCGGGTCGGTGATCGCGCTGCCCCCGCTCGCGGGTGTCGCGGCCGCGGTCTCGGGGCGTCCGATCCCGAGCGTCGACCCGGCCGTCTACGCCCTGATCCTCGGGGTGACCGTCCTGTTGGGACTCACCGCGATCGCGATCCCGACCCGAACCGCGATGCGGCAGGACCCGGTGACCGCGATCGGCACCCGGGAGTAG
- a CDS encoding ABC transporter ATP-binding protein → MSPFASTSPLVQSPPQSAVRLADVSKTYGSGRTQVTALDTVSLALAPGSFTAVMGPSGSGKSTFLHCAAGLDQPTRGSVWLGDTEISALKPKARTIFRRDHIGFVFQAYNLMAALTVEQNVTLPLLLAGRTADRAHLDHVLDAVGLADKRDRRPAEMSGGQQQRVAIARALITRPHAVFADEPTGALDSRTGRQVLDLLRRTTTELGQTIVMVTHDPVAAAHADRVLFLADGRLVGRMDAPSAAAVADHMTHLGEW, encoded by the coding sequence ATGTCCCCCTTCGCTTCCACATCGCCGCTCGTGCAGAGCCCACCGCAGTCCGCGGTCCGTCTCGCCGACGTGAGCAAGACGTACGGTTCCGGGCGCACCCAGGTCACCGCGCTCGACACCGTCAGCCTGGCCCTCGCCCCGGGCAGTTTCACCGCCGTCATGGGGCCGTCCGGGTCCGGTAAGAGCACGTTCCTGCACTGTGCCGCCGGACTGGATCAGCCCACCCGCGGCTCGGTATGGCTCGGCGACACCGAGATCAGTGCTCTGAAGCCCAAGGCCCGCACGATCTTCCGTCGCGACCACATCGGCTTCGTGTTCCAGGCGTACAACCTCATGGCCGCGCTCACCGTCGAACAGAACGTCACGCTGCCGCTGTTGCTCGCCGGACGCACCGCCGACCGGGCGCATCTCGACCACGTCCTCGACGCGGTCGGACTGGCCGACAAGCGGGACCGTCGCCCGGCCGAGATGTCCGGCGGCCAGCAGCAACGCGTCGCGATCGCGCGCGCCCTCATCACCCGTCCGCACGCGGTGTTCGCCGACGAGCCCACCGGCGCGCTCGACTCCCGCACCGGACGCCAGGTTCTGGACCTGTTGCGCCGCACCACCACCGAACTGGGGCAGACCATCGTCATGGTCACCCACGATCCCGTCGCGGCCGCGCACGCCGACCGGGTCCTGTTCCTCGCGGACGGCCGGCTCGTCGGGCGGATGGATGCACCGAGCGCCGCCGCGGTCGCCGACCACATGACCCACCTCGGGGAGTGGTGA
- a CDS encoding sensor histidine kinase, whose protein sequence is MTWTERLKVRWGAVRFLAVEAVAALVSLCFLTAGLVIAATLILIVGWLAVPSYLRALRWWAGRARERAGRFTGTVVGERYPPIPDRPGFDDLRRLLTAPSTRRDFTWVAVHSIVAPAAGLLAIALPLAALNTLAIPFYWWMLPAEEPVSSIYPVTSWWGAAPMPLFAVGYAVLGWWLIPVMARGICALASGLLAPRRNTELSERVTALTASRAAALDAHAAELRRIERDLHDGAQNRLVAVVMMLGLAERSLRVAPDQALPQLLRAQDAASDALSELRTLVHDIYPPVLDELGLGGAVSALAGRSAVPCVLDVDGLRRAPAAVEAAAYFVVAEALTNVAKHSGAERVQVTIATRDDEGGATMVIDVLDDGVGGAVERAGSGLAGIRRRVAAFEGTVTVNSPLGGPTRLEVELPCGF, encoded by the coding sequence ATGACGTGGACCGAACGCCTGAAGGTGAGATGGGGCGCCGTCCGCTTCCTCGCGGTGGAGGCCGTCGCCGCGCTCGTCTCGCTGTGCTTCCTGACGGCGGGCCTGGTGATCGCGGCGACGCTGATCCTGATCGTCGGATGGCTCGCGGTGCCGTCGTATCTGCGGGCGCTGCGCTGGTGGGCGGGCCGGGCGCGGGAGCGCGCCGGGCGATTCACCGGGACCGTGGTGGGAGAGCGCTACCCGCCGATCCCGGACCGGCCGGGCTTCGACGACCTCCGCCGGCTGCTCACCGCACCGTCGACGCGCCGCGACTTCACGTGGGTCGCGGTGCACTCGATCGTGGCGCCGGCCGCGGGTCTGCTGGCGATCGCACTGCCGTTGGCGGCGCTCAACACCCTCGCCATTCCGTTCTATTGGTGGATGCTGCCGGCCGAGGAACCGGTGAGCAGCATCTACCCGGTCACGTCGTGGTGGGGTGCCGCGCCGATGCCGCTGTTCGCCGTCGGCTACGCCGTGCTCGGGTGGTGGCTGATCCCCGTGATGGCCCGCGGCATCTGCGCGCTCGCATCCGGATTGTTGGCGCCGCGGCGGAATACCGAACTGTCCGAACGGGTCACAGCGCTCACCGCGAGCCGGGCCGCGGCCCTGGACGCGCACGCTGCCGAGTTGCGCCGGATCGAACGCGACCTGCACGACGGTGCCCAGAACCGGCTCGTCGCCGTTGTGATGATGCTCGGGCTGGCGGAGCGGTCGCTGCGGGTCGCACCCGATCAGGCTCTGCCGCAACTCCTTCGGGCGCAGGACGCCGCGTCGGACGCGCTGTCGGAGCTGCGCACCCTCGTGCACGACATCTATCCGCCCGTGCTCGACGAACTCGGTCTCGGCGGCGCCGTCTCCGCCCTCGCCGGCCGGAGCGCCGTGCCGTGCGTGCTCGATGTCGACGGTCTGCGACGCGCCCCGGCCGCGGTGGAGGCGGCCGCCTACTTCGTCGTCGCCGAAGCCCTCACCAACGTCGCCAAACACAGCGGCGCCGAGCGCGTGCAGGTGACCATCGCGACCCGCGACGACGAGGGCGGGGCGACGATGGTGATCGACGTGCTCGACGACGGCGTGGGCGGCGCGGTCGAGCGAGCGGGCAGCGGATTGGCGGGTATCCGCCGCCGCGTGGCAGCGTTCGAGGGGACCGTGACCGTGAACAGCCCGCTCGGCGGGCCGACGAGACTCGAGGTGGAACTGCCGTGCGGATTCTGA
- a CDS encoding response regulator transcription factor produces MRILIAEDDALLREGLVLLLGSVGIEVTAAVDDADKFLDAFEADPPDGAVLDVRMPPTFINEGLKAAIEARRRRPGFPVLVLSAYVEDRYAGELLSGGAGGVGYLLKERVGKVEEFVDALRRVVDGGTVMDPEVISQLMSRRRADDPIRSLTPRESEVLGLMAEGLGNADIARKLVVSDTAVSKHIGNIFAKLGLSASDSGHRRVLAVLAHLRS; encoded by the coding sequence GTGCGGATTCTGATCGCCGAAGACGACGCGCTGCTGCGGGAGGGACTCGTGCTGCTGCTCGGCAGCGTCGGCATCGAGGTGACCGCCGCCGTCGACGACGCCGACAAGTTCCTCGACGCGTTCGAGGCCGACCCGCCGGACGGCGCGGTGCTCGACGTGCGGATGCCGCCCACGTTCATCAACGAGGGACTGAAGGCGGCGATCGAGGCCCGCCGTCGCAGGCCCGGCTTCCCGGTGCTGGTGCTGTCCGCGTACGTCGAGGACCGGTATGCGGGCGAACTGCTCTCCGGCGGGGCGGGTGGGGTCGGCTACCTGCTCAAGGAACGGGTCGGCAAGGTCGAGGAGTTCGTCGACGCGCTGCGCAGGGTGGTCGACGGCGGCACCGTGATGGATCCCGAGGTGATCTCCCAGTTGATGAGCCGGCGTCGCGCCGACGACCCGATCCGGAGCCTGACGCCCCGCGAATCGGAGGTGCTCGGTCTCATGGCGGAGGGGCTCGGCAACGCCGACATCGCCCGCAAGCTCGTCGTGAGCGACACCGCGGTGAGCAAGCACATCGGCAACATCTTCGCCAAGCTCGGGCTGTCGGCGTCCGACAGCGGGCACCGCCGGGTTCTCGCGGTCCTCGCGCACCTGCGGTCCTGA
- a CDS encoding Rv1535 domain-containing protein yields MLTPPLRHAYAVLLRAGVLVVD; encoded by the coding sequence GTGCTGACGCCGCCGTTGCGGCATGCGTACGCGGTGCTGCTGCGCGCCGGGGTGCTGGTCGTCGACTGA